A single region of the Streptomyces sp. NBC_01262 genome encodes:
- a CDS encoding MFS transporter: MSSGTTETTKRTLAPTVTPSGHPARWIALGVLTLALLVVTVDATVLGLAIPFLTADLHPSSIQLLWIGDAYSFVIAGLLVSMGSLGDRVGRKKLLLTGAAAFGALSLLAAYATSPGMLIAARALMGVAGATLMPSTLALIRNLFTDPRERSFAIGVWGAVSTAGAALGPVVGGILLEHFWWGSVFLINLPVMAVLIVVGARLLPESRDPARGPWDPASVLLSLAGMGGVVYAIKDLAAHGFSPAALAAGAAGALCLAGFVRRQLTLPVPLLDMRLFRNRGFSASVLADLMTVFGLAGMVFFLSQFLQLVQHRSPLEAALAELPAALGAVGTGLVAGATARRLSVRTVVSGGLAATALALCALATLRPDSGYALLGASLFVVGAGAGFSFTVTADVILSSVPPARAGAASAVSETAYELGAALGIAVLGSIVMGGHDFTAGLRAASAVGAVVLLCGVAVAWRFLRGQKL; the protein is encoded by the coding sequence GCCACGGTGCTCGGCCTGGCCATCCCCTTCCTCACCGCCGACCTGCACCCCTCTTCCATCCAGTTGCTGTGGATCGGCGACGCCTACTCCTTCGTCATCGCCGGCCTCCTCGTCTCCATGGGCAGCCTCGGCGACCGCGTCGGCCGCAAGAAGCTGCTCCTCACCGGCGCCGCCGCCTTCGGCGCGCTCTCGCTGCTCGCCGCGTACGCCACCAGCCCCGGCATGCTGATCGCCGCCCGCGCCCTCATGGGCGTCGCCGGGGCGACGCTGATGCCCTCCACGCTCGCCCTGATACGCAACCTGTTCACCGACCCGCGCGAGCGCAGCTTCGCCATCGGCGTCTGGGGCGCGGTGTCCACGGCCGGCGCCGCCCTCGGCCCGGTCGTCGGCGGCATCCTGCTGGAGCACTTCTGGTGGGGATCGGTCTTCCTGATCAACCTGCCCGTGATGGCGGTCCTGATCGTCGTCGGCGCCAGGCTGCTCCCCGAGTCCCGCGATCCCGCCCGCGGCCCGTGGGACCCCGCGAGCGTCCTGCTCTCCCTGGCCGGCATGGGCGGTGTCGTCTACGCGATCAAGGATCTCGCCGCGCACGGTTTCAGCCCGGCGGCCCTGGCGGCCGGCGCGGCGGGCGCGCTGTGCCTGGCGGGCTTCGTACGCCGCCAGCTCACGCTGCCCGTGCCGCTGCTGGACATGCGGCTCTTCCGCAACCGCGGCTTCTCCGCCTCCGTACTGGCCGACCTCATGACGGTCTTCGGCCTCGCCGGGATGGTCTTCTTCCTCTCCCAGTTCCTCCAGCTCGTCCAGCACCGCTCGCCGCTGGAGGCCGCCCTCGCCGAACTCCCCGCCGCCCTCGGCGCCGTCGGCACCGGCCTCGTCGCCGGTGCCACCGCCCGCCGCCTGTCGGTGCGCACCGTCGTCTCCGGCGGCCTCGCCGCCACCGCGCTGGCCCTCTGCGCGCTGGCCACCCTGCGCCCCGACTCCGGCTACGCGCTGCTGGGCGCCTCGCTGTTCGTCGTGGGCGCCGGCGCGGGCTTCTCCTTCACGGTCACCGCGGACGTCATCCTCTCCAGCGTCCCGCCCGCCCGGGCCGGCGCGGCCTCGGCGGTCTCCGAGACCGCGTACGAGCTTGGCGCGGCGCTGGGCATCGCAGTGCTCGGGTCGATCGTCATGGGCGGCCACGACTTCACCGCCGGCCTGCGCGCGGCGTCGGCGGTCGGTGCGGTCGTGCTGCTGTGCGGCGTGGCGGTGGCCTGGCGATTCCTGCGCGGGCAGAAGCTGTAG
- a CDS encoding lysophospholipid acyltransferase family protein: protein MSRIILKAILGLVMRVLFRPQVEGAEHIPGDGPVILAGNHVTFIDSMFLGLVVKRQVYFIGKDEYVTTPGIKGWFMAKWFTAMGMIPVDRDGGHGGVAALMTGRRLLDEGKVFGIYPEGTRSPDGRLYRGRTGVSRLALMTGAPVVPFAMVGTDKIQPGGAGVPRVHRFTVRFGEALEFSRYEGMDRDRYVLRAVTDEIMSDVMRLSGQEYVDIYATKAKAAGVGHAKAA, encoded by the coding sequence TTGTCCCGCATCATCCTCAAGGCGATTCTCGGGCTCGTCATGCGCGTCCTGTTCCGCCCACAGGTCGAGGGAGCGGAGCACATCCCGGGCGACGGCCCGGTGATCCTCGCCGGAAACCACGTCACCTTCATCGACTCGATGTTCCTCGGCCTGGTGGTGAAGCGGCAGGTCTACTTCATCGGCAAGGACGAGTACGTCACCACCCCGGGCATCAAGGGCTGGTTCATGGCCAAGTGGTTCACCGCCATGGGCATGATCCCCGTCGACCGCGACGGCGGCCACGGCGGAGTCGCCGCGCTCATGACCGGCCGCCGCCTCCTCGACGAGGGCAAGGTCTTCGGGATCTACCCCGAAGGCACCCGCTCCCCCGACGGCCGCCTCTACCGCGGCCGCACCGGCGTCTCCCGCCTCGCCCTCATGACCGGCGCACCCGTCGTCCCCTTCGCCATGGTCGGCACCGACAAGATCCAGCCGGGCGGCGCGGGCGTGCCGCGCGTGCACCGCTTCACGGTGCGCTTCGGTGAGGCGCTGGAGTTCTCGCGCTACGAGGGCATGGACCGCGACCGCTATGTGCTGCGCGCCGTGACCGACGAGATCATGAGCGACGTCATGCGGCTGTCCGGCCAGGAGTACGTCGACATCTACGCCACGAAGGCCAAGGCCGCCGGCGTCGGCCACGCGAAGGCCGCGTAG
- a CDS encoding glycerophosphodiester phosphodiesterase produces MTQDQQQDRRQGPGRRSLIAGAAALGVVALPGTASAHENGKAPVRKLPVPAVIGHRGSSGYRPEHTFGSYQFALDIGADVVEQDLVPTKDGHLVVRHEPEIGGTTDVASHPEFAGRKTTKTIDGIATTGWFTEDFTLAELKTLRAVERLPAVRQRNTIYDGRWEIPTFEEVLKWADEQGRKRGKAVWLHTETKHPTYFRSIGLGLEEPLYKLLRKYGRHTAHAPQFLQSFEPSSLQRLKKLGVAAPKVALLDAATTRPYDFVAAGDPRTVADLVTPAGLKWLAGFAQGIGPTLLLIIPRDAAGKLTTPTTLVADAHAAGLILHPYTMRNENQFLPADFRTGTDPNAYGDAFGAFKVYFEQGIDGIFSDNADTAVLAREDFVNGR; encoded by the coding sequence ATGACGCAGGATCAGCAGCAGGACCGCCGTCAGGGCCCTGGCCGCAGAAGCCTTATCGCGGGTGCGGCCGCCCTCGGCGTGGTCGCGCTGCCGGGCACGGCGAGCGCGCACGAGAACGGGAAGGCGCCCGTGCGCAAGCTGCCCGTGCCGGCCGTCATCGGCCACCGGGGCTCCAGCGGCTACCGCCCGGAGCACACCTTCGGCTCGTACCAGTTCGCGCTGGACATCGGCGCGGATGTCGTGGAGCAGGATCTCGTCCCGACGAAGGACGGCCATCTGGTCGTACGCCACGAGCCGGAGATCGGCGGCACGACGGATGTGGCGAGCCACCCGGAGTTCGCCGGCCGCAAGACCACCAAGACCATCGACGGCATCGCCACCACCGGCTGGTTCACCGAGGACTTCACCCTCGCCGAGCTGAAGACGCTGCGCGCGGTCGAGCGGCTGCCCGCCGTCCGGCAGCGCAACACCATCTACGACGGCCGCTGGGAGATCCCCACCTTCGAAGAGGTCCTCAAGTGGGCCGACGAGCAGGGCCGCAAGCGCGGCAAGGCGGTCTGGCTGCACACCGAGACCAAGCACCCCACCTACTTCCGCTCCATCGGCCTCGGCCTGGAGGAGCCGCTGTACAAGCTGCTGCGCAAGTACGGCCGCCACACCGCGCACGCCCCGCAGTTCCTGCAGTCCTTCGAGCCCAGCAGCCTGCAGAGGCTCAAGAAGCTCGGCGTGGCCGCGCCCAAGGTTGCGCTGCTGGACGCGGCGACCACCCGTCCGTACGACTTCGTGGCGGCCGGCGACCCCCGCACCGTCGCCGACCTCGTCACCCCGGCCGGCCTGAAGTGGCTCGCGGGCTTCGCCCAGGGCATCGGCCCGACGCTGCTGCTGATCATCCCGCGCGACGCGGCCGGCAAGCTCACCACGCCCACCACCCTGGTGGCCGACGCGCACGCCGCCGGGCTGATCCTGCACCCGTACACCATGCGCAACGAGAACCAGTTCCTGCCCGCGGACTTCCGCACCGGCACCGACCCCAACGCCTACGGCGACGCCTTCGGGGCCTTCAAGGTCTACTTCGAGCAGGGCATCGACGGCATCTTCTCCGACAACGCGGACACCGCCGTCCTCGCCCGCGAGGACTTCGTCAACGGGCGATGA
- a CDS encoding sigma-70 family RNA polymerase sigma factor, whose translation MTPITPRTPEIDLARLRPLLAAEAAAEAVPGGIEAADLEQGVWLRLLELPEPPADPARWLRSAVRAEARPALRRLRRETHTLPAHAAPTAEQELIDAEQRNTLRAAAARLPGRCPELVSALISRADPTYPEIARELGISQGSLGPLRSRCLGCLRTILNTRVRTSAGTGKAP comes from the coding sequence ATGACGCCCATCACGCCCAGGACGCCCGAAATCGACCTCGCCCGCCTGCGCCCGCTCCTCGCCGCCGAGGCCGCCGCCGAAGCCGTCCCCGGCGGCATCGAGGCCGCCGACCTCGAACAGGGCGTCTGGCTGCGGCTCCTGGAACTGCCCGAGCCCCCGGCCGATCCCGCGCGCTGGCTGCGCAGCGCGGTCCGGGCCGAGGCGCGGCCCGCCCTGCGCAGGCTGCGCCGCGAGACCCATACGCTTCCTGCGCATGCCGCGCCGACCGCCGAGCAGGAACTGATCGACGCCGAGCAGCGCAACACCCTGCGCGCCGCCGCGGCCCGGCTGCCCGGCCGCTGCCCCGAGCTGGTGTCCGCCCTCATCTCCCGGGCCGATCCCACCTATCCGGAGATCGCCCGCGAGTTGGGTATCTCACAGGGAAGCCTGGGTCCGCTCCGTTCCCGCTGCCTGGGCTGCCTGCGTACGATCCTGAACACCCGGGTTCGAACCAGTGCGGGCACGGGTAAGGCACCGTAA
- a CDS encoding GNAT family N-acetyltransferase, with amino-acid sequence MGMSVTISTAVDGDAENILKLQYLAYQSEAELYGDYSIEPLTQTLDALRAELAEGTVLVARLGEEVVGSVRGVVDDDGTARIAKLIVHPRMQRHGLGGRLLRAIEERLAAGCEAKRYRLFTGHRSEFNLRLYRKLGYAQIGATEQVTRRLSLVHMEKPAIAETYAASA; translated from the coding sequence ATGGGCATGAGCGTGACCATCTCTACGGCGGTCGACGGCGACGCCGAGAACATCCTCAAACTCCAGTACCTCGCCTACCAGAGCGAGGCGGAGCTCTACGGGGACTACAGCATCGAACCGCTCACCCAGACCCTCGACGCGCTGCGTGCGGAGCTCGCCGAGGGCACCGTGCTGGTGGCCAGACTGGGCGAGGAGGTCGTCGGCTCCGTACGCGGCGTCGTCGACGACGACGGCACCGCGCGGATCGCGAAACTGATCGTTCACCCGCGCATGCAGCGCCACGGCCTCGGCGGCCGTCTGCTGCGCGCGATCGAGGAGCGCCTCGCCGCGGGCTGCGAGGCCAAGCGATATCGGCTCTTCACCGGCCACCGCAGCGAGTTCAACCTGCGGCTCTACCGCAAGCTCGGCTACGCGCAGATCGGCGCCACCGAGCAGGTCACCCGCCGGCTGAGCCTGGTCCACATGGAAAAGCCCGCGATAGCGGAGACCTACGCCGCGAGTGCGTGA
- a CDS encoding RNA-guided endonuclease InsQ/TnpB family protein, with translation MATQVKRAFKYRFYPDDAQAAELSRTFGCVRKVYNLALEARTAAWYQRQERVNYNATSAMLTAWKKTEELAFLSEVSSVPLQQCLRHLQGAFTSFFDGRAKYPRFKSRKKSRRSAEYTSSAFRYRDGRLTLAKMREPLDIVWSRPLPEGAVPSTVTVSQDAAGRWFVSLLCDDAITPAPATTAAVGIDAGITSLMTLSTGEKVTNPRHERRDRARLARAQRALSRKEKGSANRDKARVKIARVHARITDRRRDFLHKLTTRLVRENQTVVIEDLSVRNMVKNHTLARAISDAAWTDMRSMLEYKAQWYGRELVVIDRWFPSSKLCGACGAIREKLPLNVREWTCECGAVHDRDVNAAKNILAAGLAVSACGDGVRPQRESSRTGQSSVKQEPQRATARIPRP, from the coding sequence ATGGCCACCCAGGTGAAGCGGGCGTTCAAGTACCGCTTCTATCCCGACGACGCGCAGGCAGCTGAGCTGTCGCGCACTTTCGGGTGCGTGCGGAAGGTCTACAACCTGGCCCTCGAAGCCCGTACCGCCGCGTGGTACCAGCGGCAGGAGCGGGTCAACTACAACGCCACCTCGGCGATGCTCACGGCCTGGAAGAAGACCGAGGAGCTGGCCTTCTTGTCCGAGGTGTCCTCGGTGCCGTTGCAGCAGTGCCTGAGGCACCTGCAAGGCGCGTTCACCAGCTTCTTCGACGGCCGCGCGAAGTACCCGCGGTTCAAGTCGCGGAAGAAGTCCCGCCGCTCCGCCGAGTACACCAGCTCGGCGTTCCGCTACCGGGACGGCAGGCTCACGCTCGCCAAGATGCGCGAGCCCCTGGACATCGTGTGGTCCCGGCCGCTGCCGGAAGGCGCCGTACCGTCGACGGTGACCGTGTCCCAGGACGCGGCCGGTCGCTGGTTCGTGTCCCTGCTCTGCGACGACGCGATCACCCCGGCCCCGGCCACCACGGCCGCCGTCGGGATCGACGCGGGGATCACCTCGTTGATGACCCTGTCCACCGGGGAGAAGGTCACCAACCCCCGGCACGAGCGCCGCGACCGGGCCCGCCTGGCCAGGGCCCAGCGGGCGCTGTCCCGCAAGGAAAAGGGCTCCGCCAACCGGGACAAGGCCCGGGTGAAGATCGCCCGAGTCCACGCCAGGATCACCGACCGCCGCCGTGACTTCCTGCACAAACTGACCACTCGTCTCGTCCGTGAGAACCAAACGGTCGTGATCGAGGACCTCAGCGTCCGCAACATGGTCAAGAACCACACCCTGGCCCGAGCCATCTCGGACGCGGCATGGACCGACATGCGGTCGATGCTGGAGTACAAGGCCCAGTGGTACGGGCGTGAACTCGTCGTGATCGACCGCTGGTTCCCCAGCTCAAAACTGTGCGGGGCCTGTGGGGCGATCCGGGAGAAGCTGCCGCTGAACGTCCGAGAGTGGACGTGCGAGTGCGGCGCGGTGCATGACCGCGATGTGAACGCGGCGAAGAACATTCTCGCGGCCGGGCTGGCCGTGTCTGCCTGTGGAGACGGTGTAAGACCTCAACGGGAGTCCTCCCGGACGGGGCAGTCGTCGGTGAAGCAGGAACCCCAGCGGGCGACCGCTCGAATCCCCCGCCCTTAG
- a CDS encoding MmcQ/YjbR family DNA-binding protein, with amino-acid sequence MDPIELKAACLGLNGAAEEFPFGPETSVFKVGGKIFAISALDGLPLKVSLKCDPDLAVRLRAAHPAIMPGYHLNKRHWNTVTLDGSLPGGLVRELIEDSYDLIVSRLPRAQQLKLDWPGAAGGASVRTTD; translated from the coding sequence GTGGACCCCATCGAACTCAAGGCCGCCTGCCTCGGTCTCAACGGCGCCGCCGAGGAATTCCCGTTCGGCCCCGAGACCTCGGTCTTCAAGGTCGGCGGCAAGATCTTCGCGATCAGCGCGCTGGACGGCCTCCCGCTGAAGGTCAGCCTCAAGTGCGACCCCGATCTCGCCGTACGGCTGCGGGCGGCGCACCCGGCGATCATGCCCGGCTACCACCTGAACAAGCGGCACTGGAACACGGTCACCCTCGACGGCTCGCTGCCCGGCGGCCTGGTCCGCGAGCTGATCGAGGACTCCTACGACCTGATCGTGTCGCGGCTGCCCCGGGCACAGCAGCTCAAGCTGGACTGGCCGGGCGCCGCGGGCGGCGCCTCGGTCAGAACGACGGATTGA
- a CDS encoding class I SAM-dependent methyltransferase, whose amino-acid sequence MTVHHAAGVGYQRSAGVYERSRPSYPMAALAELADALPLQAGRTVVDLGAGTGKFTRLLALTGAHVLAVEPVAEMRARLSELLPGVTVTAGTAEATGLPDGCADAVVAAQSWHWFQEADALAEVERLLRPGGALALVWNTYDTSVPWVRDFQDIYFRLAPRDLPSPLDDGWRGAFAGRRGWSRIQERHWANPHTTTVTDVVERMMSSSHVAVMSPAEQERVRAEVLTVLGSHKATRQPGSIEMPYTTDVYWVRRG is encoded by the coding sequence GTGACGGTGCACCACGCAGCAGGAGTCGGATATCAGCGGTCCGCGGGTGTGTACGAGCGGTCCCGCCCCTCGTACCCCATGGCGGCGCTCGCCGAGCTGGCGGACGCGCTGCCCCTTCAGGCCGGACGCACGGTCGTCGACCTCGGGGCCGGCACGGGCAAGTTCACCCGGCTGCTGGCGCTGACCGGCGCCCACGTCCTCGCGGTGGAGCCGGTCGCCGAGATGCGCGCCCGGCTGTCCGAGCTGCTGCCGGGGGTAACGGTCACCGCGGGCACCGCCGAGGCCACCGGGCTGCCGGACGGCTGCGCGGACGCGGTGGTCGCCGCCCAGTCCTGGCACTGGTTCCAGGAGGCGGACGCGCTCGCCGAGGTCGAGCGGCTGCTGCGGCCCGGCGGCGCGCTGGCGCTGGTGTGGAACACGTACGACACCTCCGTGCCCTGGGTCCGCGACTTCCAGGACATCTACTTCCGGCTCGCCCCCCGCGATCTGCCCAGCCCGCTGGACGACGGCTGGCGCGGGGCCTTCGCGGGACGGCGGGGCTGGTCGCGGATACAGGAGCGGCACTGGGCGAACCCCCACACGACGACGGTCACCGACGTGGTGGAGCGGATGATGTCCTCCAGCCATGTCGCGGTGATGAGCCCGGCGGAGCAGGAGCGCGTACGGGCCGAGGTCCTCACGGTCCTCGGCTCGCACAAGGCGACCCGGCAGCCGGGCAGCATCGAGATGCCGTACACGACGGATGTGTACTGGGTACGGCGCGGCTGA
- a CDS encoding GNAT family N-acetyltransferase has translation MTSFPDISISTERLVLRSFEETDIPALAEMMNDELVTAWTSVPWPYSEAIARDWATVSSHAVRTEGRGIVFAVTEFLTQRLVGICHLDNTDWRTRSSEVGYMIAPWARGEGYAAEAVTAAAQWLFDDQKFERLELRTAADNTASQQVAQKIGCISEGVLRNAGIVRSQTEDGRWAEIRTDLIVWSLLPEDLDGADEQSADGRDYASFADWH, from the coding sequence ATGACCTCCTTTCCGGACATCTCCATCAGTACGGAGCGGCTGGTGCTGCGCTCCTTCGAGGAGACGGACATCCCCGCCCTCGCCGAGATGATGAACGACGAACTCGTGACGGCCTGGACCTCGGTGCCCTGGCCCTACTCCGAGGCGATCGCCCGGGACTGGGCCACGGTGAGCTCGCACGCCGTGCGCACCGAGGGACGCGGCATCGTCTTCGCCGTCACCGAGTTCCTCACCCAGCGCCTCGTCGGCATCTGCCACCTGGACAACACCGACTGGCGCACGCGAAGCAGCGAGGTCGGCTACATGATCGCGCCCTGGGCGCGCGGCGAGGGCTACGCGGCCGAGGCGGTGACGGCCGCCGCCCAGTGGCTCTTCGACGACCAGAAGTTCGAGCGGCTGGAGCTGAGGACGGCCGCCGACAACACCGCGTCGCAGCAGGTCGCGCAGAAGATCGGCTGCATCAGCGAAGGCGTCCTGCGCAACGCGGGAATCGTCCGCAGCCAGACGGAGGACGGGCGCTGGGCCGAGATCCGCACCGACCTCATCGTGTGGAGCCTGCTCCCGGAGGACCTCGACGGCGCCGACGAGCAGTCCGCCGACGGCAGGGACTACGCGTCCTTCGCCGACTGGCACTGA
- the cbiE gene encoding precorrin-6y C5,15-methyltransferase (decarboxylating) subunit CbiE, whose translation MADRVTVIGWDGSPPTEAARSALGAATLVAGTRNHLALPFVPRDAERIVLGSIDLAARRIAGHRGTAVVLADGDPGFFGVVRALRAPEYGLEVEVVPGVSSVAQAFARAGMAWDDARVVVAHERTLRRAVNVCRAYPKVAVLTAPGAGPAELALLLGGVHRTFVICEALGTEQEQVTVLTSDKVADHTWRDPNVVLVVGGITSSAPAVAGRSGWIAGRDPGFPGPVRGWALPVEEYAMGPVRDVPEGGDSASLRALQLAHLGPRTGDLVWDVGAGAAGGAAAVEAARFGAAVIAVDRDADACARIEASARKFGVPVHILHGTAPQALEDLPEPDVVRLGGGCGADVVAACVSRRPERIAASAVNRDEAEAVSQALEDGGYTVGRVLLQAVELGSDWTERERAVVFALCGHRR comes from the coding sequence ATGGCCGACCGGGTCACGGTGATCGGGTGGGACGGCTCGCCTCCGACCGAGGCCGCGCGGTCCGCCCTCGGCGCGGCCACCCTCGTGGCCGGCACCCGCAACCACCTCGCCCTGCCGTTCGTCCCGCGGGACGCCGAACGGATCGTCCTGGGCAGCATCGACCTGGCCGCCCGCCGCATCGCCGGCCACCGGGGCACCGCCGTGGTCCTCGCCGACGGCGACCCGGGCTTCTTCGGCGTCGTACGCGCCCTGCGCGCGCCGGAATACGGCCTGGAAGTCGAGGTCGTGCCCGGAGTGTCATCCGTCGCTCAGGCTTTCGCACGCGCCGGGATGGCCTGGGACGACGCCCGCGTCGTCGTCGCCCACGAGCGCACCCTGCGCAGGGCGGTCAACGTCTGCCGCGCCTACCCCAAGGTCGCCGTCCTCACCGCCCCCGGCGCCGGACCGGCCGAACTGGCCCTGCTGCTCGGCGGAGTGCACCGCACCTTCGTCATCTGCGAGGCGCTCGGCACCGAGCAGGAGCAGGTGACCGTTCTCACCTCGGACAAGGTCGCCGACCACACCTGGCGCGACCCGAACGTGGTGCTCGTCGTCGGCGGCATCACCTCGTCCGCGCCCGCCGTCGCCGGACGCAGCGGGTGGATCGCCGGCCGCGACCCCGGTTTCCCCGGTCCCGTACGCGGCTGGGCGCTGCCCGTCGAGGAGTACGCGATGGGGCCCGTGCGGGACGTCCCGGAAGGCGGCGACTCCGCGTCCCTGCGGGCCCTCCAGCTCGCCCACCTCGGCCCGCGCACCGGCGACCTCGTCTGGGATGTCGGCGCCGGCGCGGCCGGAGGCGCGGCCGCCGTCGAGGCCGCGCGCTTCGGGGCCGCGGTCATCGCGGTCGACCGGGACGCGGACGCCTGCGCCCGGATCGAGGCCAGCGCACGGAAGTTCGGCGTCCCCGTCCACATCCTGCACGGCACCGCCCCCCAGGCCCTGGAGGACCTTCCGGAACCGGACGTCGTCCGGCTGGGCGGCGGTTGCGGCGCCGACGTGGTCGCCGCGTGCGTCTCCCGCCGCCCCGAGCGGATCGCGGCCAGCGCGGTCAACCGGGACGAGGCCGAGGCCGTCAGCCAGGCGCTGGAGGACGGCGGATACACCGTGGGACGTGTCCTGTTGCAGGCCGTCGAGCTCGGTTCCGACTGGACCGAGCGCGAGCGCGCCGTGGTCTTCGCGCTGTGCGGTCATCGCAGGTGA